A window of Desulfobacterales bacterium genomic DNA:
GCAAAGCTCGTCGAGGCGAGCAGCATGAAAAATATTCCCATCAGGCGATTCCGGATCAAAAGGCCGGCAAAGCAGGCCGGGCCATGGTAAACAAAAAGGGTCGAAATGACAATCCAGCGGGAGGCGGGGGGGCCGGGTCCGTGGACGTCCGGCCGTGGGGTTATCTGAAAGTTGTCACAAGGCGCCGACCTTGCCGTGCCGGAGTGACGACTTTTAGATAATGTAGTGGCTCATCATCTTTTTTACTGATTCCGGGCCGTAAAACAGTTCCCGGAATCTCCTGTATCCCGCCTCACCCATCTGCGGCCATTGGCCCGCCATGGCCAGCAGCCGTTCAATGGCCGTTGCCAGGCTGCCGGGGTCATCGGGCTCGGCCACGATTCCGGTCACCCGGTCGACAACCGCCTCAATGCTGCCGGTCCGGGTACAGACCACCGGCAGTTTCATGGCCATGGCCTCCATGACCGCAAACGGCAGTCCCTCGCTCCGCGACGGCTGGACGTAGATGTCGGCAACGTTCAGTATCCGCCAGGCCTGGTCACGGATCCCGGGCCAGTGGACCAACCGGGAAATACCCAGCTCATCCGCCAGCCCGGGCAGTTGTGACTGCTCGGGATCTATCCCGACAACCACCAGGTGGAGATTTTTCTGCTTGTCTTGCCGGACAATCCGGGCCAGGGCCTTAAACAGGACATCAACCCCCTTTACCTCGTGGTCAAAGGCGATGCAGGCCAGGACCACGGCCTGCTCCGGGATGGCGTACTGTTCCCGCAGCCGGCCTTTTTTTTGCCCGGAAGGCGTATGTTCCCCGAAAAGACCCAGGTAGTGGGTGGTCAGTCTGTTGGCGGCAACGCCTCCCTGGATCAGGGCATCCCGGACCAGGTTGGAGACCGGCAGGATCCGGTCATACCGGTTATAGGCGGCCGGCCATAATTTACAGGGCACCAGGTGGACCGAACTGATACATTTCCTTACCCCGAAAAGCCGGGCCACCAGGGGGGTAAGCAGCAGGGCGTACCGGTTGACAAAGTGGGTGTGGATTATTTCCGGCCGGACTGTGCCCAGCAGCCGGACAAGCGTGAACAGGGCCTGGAGCGGATTTGTGTTTACCGGCCGGACAAGTAGTTTTGCGTGCAGATCTTTCAGGTCATTCAGGTATGCCGTCACCTCTGGCAATGATTCGTACTGGAAGACCGTCTTGTACCGATGCTGGTTGCAGAGCCTGGTCAACTGGACAAAGTAGTTCTCCAGGCCGCCGTACTTGGCACCGCCCATGCCGGTTATGTGCAGGATGGTTTTGGGATGCATGTCAGGAGTCCCGGTCCCTGGTTGGCGCAGCCCTGAGCAACCCGGAGAAGCCGACACATCGATAGCCGGCCGATTGCATTGCCTTGACAAAGGTGTAAAGGGAACTGCTGGTCAAGGTTTTCCATAGATATTTCCAGGCGCCCGGTTGGCGGGAGATCCGGGCCGAAGTGAGCAGCGTCAGCAGGCCGAGAGAGAGCGCCCGGCGGAAAAAGGACCGGCGCCGGTCCTCCAGGTCCGCGGCCAGCCGCGCCTGCAGGCCATTGGCCCGGATGGCCTGCGGATCAACCTGTTGCATGATGAACTGTTTGAACAGCTCCCGGTTGTTGTCCCGGTGCTGCATATAATGGATCGGGATCCCGGCAGCGGCATAACAGCGCCAGAAGCCGGGGTCTGCATAGGCAAGCATGGTGCGGCCCGGTCCCATGGTCTCGGTGAGGTTGACGAACCCGGCCTCCGGGTCCCGGCTCAACAGGGGGCCGCATTGGCCGCTTGCAACGTGCCGGCAGGAGTCAACAATGGCCCGGTAGCGTCTGCCCGCCACCTGTTTGGTGATACCCGGGTTATAGCCCCAGGCCGGGGCGACAAAGCCGGTGGGCGAGACCCCGAACCGCTGTCTGATCTCCGCCTCGCAGGCCTTTAGATGCTGTCTGGTCTCTTCCTGGTCAAGGTCAAGAAACTCCCGGGGATCAAGCTCCTTTTTCCCCGAGGCCGGGTCGCGGAGATGGATCATGCCGTGGCAGCCGATCTCAAGGGCGCCGGATTTCACGCCCATGGCCATCTCCTGAATGGAAGCGGGCATGGCCGGGGCGATCGGCACCGGGCCTTGGGCCGCTGCCTGGTAATGGGAAGAGTACATCATGGTTATTATGCCGCCGGTCCGTTGGGCAAACCGGCGCAGCCGGCGGATCATCCGGGCCCGGGCCCGGTCGAGCCGGGGCGATATGGTCCCGCCCAGCATGACGATTTTTTCAGCGGTAAGCGGCAGGTCGTCTATTCTGATTATTGCCAAAGGCTCCATCCGGGGGTGAATGTTTTTTACTATCCGGTGCAGCCAGTTGGAGAGAATCGGGTAGAGCATCGGCGCGGCCGGCGCCCCGAACTGCCAGGGGTCCACCCCGGCCAGCAGATGGGGCGGGTTGAGCGCGATTATCGGCAGGCCTTGATGGCGGACCAGTATCTCCAGGGCCGGCCTGTCCGGGATCAGGGTAAAGGAGATGCCGGGCGCTGGAATCTCCAGGATGTCGGGCACCCCCTTGAGGAGCGGGTTCCGGTGCGCCATCCTGAAGGTGTTGCAATAGCCGTTTGAACCGGTTTTTTCCTGCTGCCGCCGGGCCAGGGGGCGGTCATGGATATCAATGCCGGTGTTTTCCAGGAAGGTGACAACCGGGGCACTGGCGTAACAGCCGGTCAGGGAGGCGGCAGCCTGGATCTCATCCTCGGAGACAGCAACACTGTAGGCCATAGCCGGTTCGGTGTGCGCGGCAATAGTCTCGAAGGAGCGAAAAGAGACCGGGATGTTCCAGAGCAGGCTCAATTGGCGCCAGGCCATGATGTGCCGCCGGGCCAGGTTGTTCGGCTCTTCTTTTCCCGAGATAACGACAATCGGTGCCATGAATATCCGTGATAACCGGTAAGGAGTCAAAAATACGTTATTACGTTATATTATGTAACATCTCTTGTTTAACACAACTTGAAAGCTTCAGGTAGAATGAAATAAAGAACAGGAATCGGGCCAACTCCTTCTTGCCGGCGGAATGGATCGCAGCCCCGGCCGGCAACTGAAATTGGATTCTTAAAATCCGTTGACCAGGCGGCCGGGCGCCGGTATCATCTTTTTTTTAAAAAAAACCGCGACCGCGCCTGGGCCGGCCGGCAGAGACATGGGAGAATCATGGGCACATCGATTAACCACACCCTGGGAACCAGTGAAGTCATCTGGAACCTGGACCATCTGTATCTCGGGTATGACGATCCGGCCATTGCCGGGGATGAGCGCAAGGCTGAGTCAGAGGCCGCGGCGATCAACCGCGGGTTTGCCGGCCGGGTGGCCGGGCTCGGTCCGGAGGAGCTTCTGCAGCTGGTCCGGCGGCTGGAGTCCCTGGAGACCATCCTCGGCCGGCTGTCCACCTTTGCCTTTTTAAACTTTGCCGTTGCCACCGATGACCAGCAGGTGAGCGCTTTTCTGCAGCGGGTCCGGGAACTGGCCAGCCGGGTGGGCAGGGAGACGGTCTTTTTTGAGCTGGAATGGAACCAGCTGGATGAGGAGCGGGTCAAGGCCCTGCTCGCCTCCGGGAACCTGGCCTCGTATCGCCATTATCTTGGCGCCATGCGCCGTTATGCCCCGCATCAGCTCTCTCAGGTCGAGGAGAAACTGCTTCTGGAACGGGCCCCGGTGGGGCGCGGTTCCTGGACCACCCTGTTTGAGAAGGTGATGGGAGCCTTCAAGTTCGGCGAAAAGGGCCGTACCGAAGAGGAGGTGCTTTCCGATCTCTATCATGCTGAACGCGAGGTGCGGCAACAGGCGGCCGCGGAACTCACCGCAGGGCTTAACAGCCAGCTCCACGTACTCACCCATGTATTCAACACCCTGCTGGCCGACAAGATGATCAACGACCGGCTGCGCAGGTATCCCTCCTGGGTCAGTTCCATGAATCTGGGCAACGAACTGGAGGATTGCACCGTGGAGGTGCTCATCAAGGCGGTGATCTCGCGTTACGATATCGTCCAGCGCTACTACCGGGTGAAGAGGGAACTTATCGGACTGGATGAACTGAAGGACTATGACCGCTATGCGCCCCTGCCCCATCTGCCTGATACCAAAATTCCCTGGACCGAGTGCCGGCGGATGGTCCTGGAGGCCTTTGCCGGGTTCTCGCCGGACATGGCCGGGATCGCCGAGCGGTTTTTTGAAGAGCGCTGGCTTCACGCGCCGGTGGGCAAAGGCAAGCGGGGAGGCGCCTTTGCCCATCCCTGCGTGCCGGAGGTCCATCCTTACGTGCTGGTCAATTATACCGGCACCCTGCGCGACGTCTCCACCGTGGCCCACGAACTGGGCCATGGGGTGCATCAATGCCTGGCCGCGGATCGCGGTTATTACAACAGCGACACCCCCCTGGTCCTGGCCGAGACCGCCTCGGTCTTTGCCGAGTTGATCGTGTTCAAGGCCCAGCTTGCTTTACTGGACAACATTGATGAGAAGCGGGCCTTTATCTGCCAGAAGCTGGAATCGGTTTTCGCCACCGTATTCCGGCAGATATCCATGAACCGGTTCGAGGACCTGGTGCATAACGGCAGGCGGGATGGGGGGGAGCTGTCCACTGAGGCGATTTCCAGACACTGGCTCGCCACCCAGCGGGCGATGTTCGGCGACTCGGTGACCATGACCGATGATTATGCGGTCTGGTGGTCCTATATCCCCCATTTCCTGAGTACCCCGGGCTATGTCTACTCCTATGCCTTTGGCGAACTGCTGGTGCTCGCCCTTTACAACCTCTACGAGCAGGAAGGAGACTCTTTTGTGCCCAGGTATCTCGACCTGCTCAAGGCCGGCGGCAGCCGGAGCCCCTATGAATTGCTCAAACCGTTCGGAGTTGATCCGGATGATCCCGGGTTCTGGACCGGCGGCCTGGCGATCATCGACCGGATGCTGACCATGGTCGAATAGCAAGATCACGGGGTGGTGCGGATAAGCGAGTGCAACGAGACTCCGGGATGCGCTACCCGATGATCGTTCAGGTCAGTGCTTGTCCCAGACGGCCAGGGCCTCCTGATAGACCCGGGACCGGGCAAGACCCAGGTCCTGGCTCAGCCGCTGGACCGCCTCTTTCAGGCTTGTTCCTTTTTCCTTATACCAGGCAAGGGCGGCGGCAAGATCCTCGGGCGGGGTTTCCTGCGGGACCGCACCCCTGATCAGTATCACTGATTCGCCCTTGATCTCCCGTTCGCCAAGCTCTTCCAGCAATTCCACCAGCCGGACCGGTCGCAGCTCCTCGTGCAGCTTGGTCAATTCCCGGGCCCAGAATATCTGGCGGTTGCCGAGGATCTCCAGGCAGGCGGCAAGGGTTTTTTCGAGCCGGCGGGGAGACTCGTAAAAGACCAGGTCCCGTTGTTCGTGGACCAGCGAGGTGAGCAGCCGTTGTTGTTCCGCTGCCCGGGAAGGGAGAAAGCCGAGAAAGACAAAGGCGCTGTTCAAGAACCCGGCAACGCTTATGGCGGTGGTCAGGGCCGAGGGGCCGGGAACGGGCACCACCGGGACGGATACCGCCCGGGCGGCCCGGACCAGGATCGAACCCGGATCGGAGATTCCCGGGGTGCCGGCATCGGAGACCAGGGCCACGTTGCGGCCCTGGAGCAGGGCCTG
This region includes:
- a CDS encoding glycosyltransferase family 4 protein; protein product: MHPKTILHITGMGGAKYGGLENYFVQLTRLCNQHRYKTVFQYESLPEVTAYLNDLKDLHAKLLVRPVNTNPLQALFTLVRLLGTVRPEIIHTHFVNRYALLLTPLVARLFGVRKCISSVHLVPCKLWPAAYNRYDRILPVSNLVRDALIQGGVAANRLTTHYLGLFGEHTPSGQKKGRLREQYAIPEQAVVLACIAFDHEVKGVDVLFKALARIVRQDKQKNLHLVVVGIDPEQSQLPGLADELGISRLVHWPGIRDQAWRILNVADIYVQPSRSEGLPFAVMEAMAMKLPVVCTRTGSIEAVVDRVTGIVAEPDDPGSLATAIERLLAMAGQWPQMGEAGYRRFRELFYGPESVKKMMSHYII
- the rsmI gene encoding 16S rRNA (cytidine(1402)-2'-O)-methyltransferase translates to MSRPLHQTGTLYVVATPIGNLEDITLRAIRILGEVDLIAAEDTRHTRKLLTHFGLNTPLKSYYKDKEKSRSAKIIQALLQGRNVALVSDAGTPGISDPGSILVRAARAVSVPVVPVPGPSALTTAISVAGFLNSAFVFLGFLPSRAAEQQRLLTSLVHEQRDLVFYESPRRLEKTLAACLEILGNRQIFWARELTKLHEELRPVRLVELLEELGEREIKGESVILIRGAVPQETPPEDLAAALAWYKEKGTSLKEAVQRLSQDLGLARSRVYQEALAVWDKH
- a CDS encoding M3 family oligoendopeptidase, which gives rise to MGTSINHTLGTSEVIWNLDHLYLGYDDPAIAGDERKAESEAAAINRGFAGRVAGLGPEELLQLVRRLESLETILGRLSTFAFLNFAVATDDQQVSAFLQRVRELASRVGRETVFFELEWNQLDEERVKALLASGNLASYRHYLGAMRRYAPHQLSQVEEKLLLERAPVGRGSWTTLFEKVMGAFKFGEKGRTEEEVLSDLYHAEREVRQQAAAELTAGLNSQLHVLTHVFNTLLADKMINDRLRRYPSWVSSMNLGNELEDCTVEVLIKAVISRYDIVQRYYRVKRELIGLDELKDYDRYAPLPHLPDTKIPWTECRRMVLEAFAGFSPDMAGIAERFFEERWLHAPVGKGKRGGAFAHPCVPEVHPYVLVNYTGTLRDVSTVAHELGHGVHQCLAADRGYYNSDTPLVLAETASVFAELIVFKAQLALLDNIDEKRAFICQKLESVFATVFRQISMNRFEDLVHNGRRDGGELSTEAISRHWLATQRAMFGDSVTMTDDYAVWWSYIPHFLSTPGYVYSYAFGELLVLALYNLYEQEGDSFVPRYLDLLKAGGSRSPYELLKPFGVDPDDPGFWTGGLAIIDRMLTMVE